GCTCGTCGGCGATGTAATAGAAGATGGCTTTGTTGCCGTCACCCTGATACTCCACATCGCCTATCTTCATCTGCAGTCCCAGCTCCTCAGCGATCTGGCGCGAGCGGATCATGGTGGACTGCTCAAGGGCCTTGGCCTGTTCATATTTCTCCAGGTCGGCAGGACGTGCCAGGCGATAGATGCGACGCAGGCCTCCGTTGTTCTCTTCGCGGAAGTTGTTCTTCTTCATCTGCAGCTCCACCAGCTTACCGGTGAGAGTGACCGTGCCGATGTCATGACCGGGAAGGGCCTCCACTGCCACCAGGTCGCCCAGGCGGAGCTCCAGGTCGTTGCTGTTGATGTAGTATCCTTTGCGGGTGTTCTTGAACTGCACCTCTACCATCTTGGTCGCTTTCTGGAACTCAGGGAAGTCGTGCAGCCAGTCGTAGACGTGTAGTTTGTTGTTGTGTCGGGTGCATCCCTTGCACCCCTTGGTATTTCGATCGGTTACCGCTTCCAGAGGAGCGATGTCCGAGAGCTTATCTGCCAATTGTTCTTTATCCATAATGGTTTTATATAATTGATCGCTTTTCCCGGAGGGAAAGGCTAGACTTTTTGATGATATTTGATCTTAAACAAAATGCAAGGTACAAAATTATTTTTTCAATAGCACCGTTACCTTCAAACAAAGATCGAGAAAGATGATTTTCGCATTGCCGTTCTGCTCTATCTGACGGTGTGCCAGCGAGAACTCCTCATCGAAGGCTTCGATGTTCTGTTCGTTGATGAAGGGGGCAAAACGATCGCCGAACTGTTGCTCCTCGCTGTTCAGGTAAACGATTTCGGGCAGTTGCATGTTGCTCACGAAATATTCACGGAAGAGCCGGAGCGCGTAGAGCAGGAAGCTCTTCTGACGGTCGCGGCCAATGCCGGCGAGCGTTCCCGCCACCTCCTTGATGCTCTTTATGTTTCGCGATACCGACGCACGCATCATCTCCTTGAACAGCTCAAATTGATATGCCCTCTCCTCGGAGGAGGTGAGCAGCTCGACGGCACGGGTAAAGCTGCCGTTGGCAATGCGTGCACAATCAATTGCCCGGGAGTGATCTATCGCATAGGTTCGTTCGAGGGCTGCGGTCATCTCCTCCATCTCGATGGACCTGATCTGCAGCGGTTGACAGCGCGACCAGATTGTTTGCAACACATTCTCACGATCTTCGGAGACCAACAGGAACACGGTGTTGGCTGGTGGTTCCTCCACCATCTTCAGCAGCTTGTTGGCGCAGCTCTCGTGCATCTTCTCCGGCAACCAGACGATCATCACCTTGTAGGGTGCCTCATAGACCTTCAGGTTGAGCTTTCGGATGATCTCATCGCTCTCCTTGGCATAGATGAGTCCCTGTGCGTTCTGTGCATCGATAAAGGAGAGCCAGCTGCCCAGGTTGAAGTAGCGGTTCTCCTTGAGAAACTGACGCCACTCCGGCAGGTACTCGTCGCTCACCTTCGACTTGACTACCGGGAAGACGAAGTGCAGGTCGGGGTGCGCCAGCTTGTCGAACTTGTGGCAGGAGGGGCACTCGCCGCAGGCATCATCGCTCCCGCGGTTGGAACAGTTGAGGTAACGCGCATAGGCGATGGCCAGCGGCAACTTCCCCACCCCCTCGGGACCGTAGAAGATGCGGGCATGCGGAATGTAGCCCCGCTGCACCGACTCAATGAGGTGGCGCTTCACATCCTGCAATCCTATGACATCGCGAAAATACATCAGTAGATCTCTTTCGCCACCCGCCGGACACTCTCGGTGGCCATCAGCGAGTAGAAATGAATGGAGGGCACCTTGTGTGCCACCAGCTCGCGGCACTGGGCAATGCACCACGCTACCCCAACCTCTTTGGCTTCCTCATCGTTTTTGCACTTGCGCAGCTCTTTCTCCAGCGGCTCCGGTATCTCGGAGCGGAAGATCTGGGGCAGCACGGTGAGCTGGCTCAAGAGGTGCACCGGCTTGATGCCCGGGATGATGGGGATGGTGATGCCCGCGGCGCGGCAGCGCTCCACGAAGGCAAAATACTTGCTGTTGTCGAAGAACATCTGGGTGACCAGGTAGTCGGCCCCGTTGTCGGCTTTCATCTTGGTGTAGAGAATCTCCGACTCCATGTTGGGCGACTCCTCATGCTTCTCCGGGTAGCAGGCCATGCCATAGGAGAAAGGTGTCTCGGGCGGCGTGAAGGAGGAGCCGTCGAAGGCGATGCCCCGGTTGAAGTTGTTCACCTGCTCCTGGAGTCCGGTGGCATGGTCGTGACTATCCATGCTGCGCTGTTGGGCGTCGAGCTTCTTGGTGTCGCCGCGCAGCAGCAACAGGTCGGTCACCCCCAGAAAGGCGAGGTCGATGAGTGCATACTCGGTCTCCTCTTTCGAGAAGCCTTTCGAGATGATATGGGGCACGGCGCGGATGCCATAGCGGTGTTGTATGGCGGCGGCGATAGCCACCGAACCGGGCCGCTTGCGCACGTTAGTCTTACGGTAGACACCACTCTCATCTTCCCGATAGATGTTCTCGCTGTGGTGGGTGGTGATGTTAATGAATTTGGGATCGAACTCCTTCAGCCGGTCGATTGTTTTGAACACCTGCCCAATGCTGTTCCCCTTGAGCGGGGGTAACAGCTCGAAAGAGAAGGCGGTCTGCTGTGTCTTGTCAATCAGTTCCGAAATCTTCATGATGATTCTCTGTTGTTTTTATATCCTATCGTGACACTTTAAAAGATTGCCCGAATCAGGTCCATGCCGTTGGCATAGAGTACCAGGCCAAAGAGCAGCACCATCCCTGCAATCTGGGCATACTCCATGAATTTCTCATTGGGCTTGCGGCGGGTCACCACCTCGTAGATGAGGAACATCACATGACCACCGTCGAGTGCCGGTATGGGAAGGATGTTCATGAAGGCGAGGATC
This genomic window from Dysgonomonadaceae bacterium zrk40 contains:
- a CDS encoding DNA polymerase III subunit delta: MYFRDVIGLQDVKRHLIESVQRGYIPHARIFYGPEGVGKLPLAIAYARYLNCSNRGSDDACGECPSCHKFDKLAHPDLHFVFPVVKSKVSDEYLPEWRQFLKENRYFNLGSWLSFIDAQNAQGLIYAKESDEIIRKLNLKVYEAPYKVMIVWLPEKMHESCANKLLKMVEEPPANTVFLLVSEDRENVLQTIWSRCQPLQIRSIEMEEMTAALERTYAIDHSRAIDCARIANGSFTRAVELLTSSEERAYQFELFKEMMRASVSRNIKSIKEVAGTLAGIGRDRQKSFLLYALRLFREYFVSNMQLPEIVYLNSEEQQFGDRFAPFINEQNIEAFDEEFSLAHRQIEQNGNAKIIFLDLCLKVTVLLKK
- a CDS encoding methylenetetrahydrofolate reductase codes for the protein MKISELIDKTQQTAFSFELLPPLKGNSIGQVFKTIDRLKEFDPKFINITTHHSENIYREDESGVYRKTNVRKRPGSVAIAAAIQHRYGIRAVPHIISKGFSKEETEYALIDLAFLGVTDLLLLRGDTKKLDAQQRSMDSHDHATGLQEQVNNFNRGIAFDGSSFTPPETPFSYGMACYPEKHEESPNMESEILYTKMKADNGADYLVTQMFFDNSKYFAFVERCRAAGITIPIIPGIKPVHLLSQLTVLPQIFRSEIPEPLEKELRKCKNDEEAKEVGVAWCIAQCRELVAHKVPSIHFYSLMATESVRRVAKEIY